ATATTTCGGGACACCCAGCAGTGACATTAAATATGGGCTTCACAAAGAAGGATCTTCCAATTGGGATGCAATTAGTCGGCCCACATTTTCGTGATCAAGAGTTATTGCAGGCTGCTTATGAATTGGAGCAAATCCAAACGAAAAGATGGCCAAAGTTGGTTATCAAGTAGGAGTGATATTCTATATGTCTAGCATACTTACGTATTTAAAAAACAATCAAAACAATATGGAAGATACTTTACTTCAGTTAGTCAAGGCTGAGTCGCCTTCTAGAAACAAATGTTTAACCGATCAATGTGGTCTAGTTTTACAAAATAGCTTTGAAATATTAGTTGGTGGGGCTATTGATGTCATCGAAAAAGAAGAAGTGGGAAATCAATATCGCTTTACTTGTGGAAATGAAGGGGCGGAAGAACAAATTTTAATCATCGGGCACTATGATACGGTTTGGGATCAAGGTGCGATACCGATTCGAAGAGAAGGTGATAAACTATATGGTCCTGGTACGTTTGACATGAAGGGTGGTTTAACGTGTACCTTGTGGGCATTAAGAGCATTAAAAGAAGCGGGAATTACTGGGAAAAGGAAAGTCGTTTTCTTGGTTACGTCTGATGAAGAGGTGGGAAGTGAGCATTCTCGAGCGATTATTGAAGAGGAAGCTAAGAAAAGCTCACTCGTATTTGTGCCCGAATCTAGCATCTCACCAAATGGTGATGTAAAAACATTCCGAAAAGGGATGGGGATATTTAAGTTGAAAGTGCACGGTAAAGCCGTCCATGCAGGTATTGATCCATGGTCGGGTGCCAGTGCTATTGACGAACTTGCTCTTCAGTTGGCTGATCTTAAAAAAATAGATAATAGGGAAGAGGGCATTTCCGTAAATATTGGAACCGTGTCTGGTGGGACTAGAACAAATGTAGTCGCAGATTATGCCGAAGCAGACATTGATCTCCGTTTTCAAGCGAAAAATCAAGGCGATATGTTAGAGAATGCTGTCTTACATCGCCCATCATTTATTCGGGGAACAACTGTAGAAGTAGTTGGCTCCATTAATCGTTATCCACTTGAACGAACCGAATCGGTGATGACTCTCTACGAACAAATAAAGGAAATCGTAGCAGAGCATGGCTATGATATCGGGCATGGTGATTCCGGTGGAGGAAGTGATGGGAATTTTACCGCTGGTGTCGGGGTTCCGACGATTGATGGGCTTGGACCAGTAGGAGATGGTGCCCATGCTTCCAATGAGCATGTTCTCTTAGAAAATCTACCATATCGCGCTGCTTTGCTAGCTGAACTGATTCGTAGGAATTTGGGGTAAGGAGCTGATCGTTTGTGGATATGATGACGATGAACGTAACAAAGTTTAAAGAGATTCAAGGGAGAATCAAGACGGTACTCCTGCCTATTGGAATGATCGAAGCCCATGGTCCGCACTGTGCCCTTGGGACAGACGTCTTAATACCACGTGAATTTGTAAGAAGATTAGAATCAGAAGTAGGGGATCAGGTGTTAATGGCACCCGAAGTAACCTATGGACATTCGTGGGGGCTAGCGCCATTTTCGGGAACTATTGATATATCATCGGAAGCATTCTCGAATTATGTTTTCGAGGTTTGCAAAGGATTTTATCAGCAAGGATTTGAACATATCATTCTATTTAACGGTCACGGTGGAAATATATCAAGCTTAGATATCGTGACTGAAAAACTGGCAGACTTAGGCGTTAGTACATTAACGATTAACTGGTTTATTGATTATCGAGAGGAGATTAAACATATTGCTCCTGAACCTGGTCATGCAGGTGAAGATGAAACCTCCCTCGTATTAGCCATTAATAAAAATTATGCTTTTACCGATGGAGTAGGTAGCCACGAAATCCCTATTCAAAAAAGATTCCGCATGAAAGACGGTGGAAAAATTTTATATCCTGAGGGTTTCTCGGGAAACGCAGGGGCAGCCTCTGTCGAGAAAGGTGAACAGCTTTTTCAAATGTTGACCGAACTTGTACGTAAGGATTTAGAGAAGTTTTGGGGTCTAGTTAAAAATAAGGAGGTATTATAAATGGTATTACGTTGGACTACTGAACCAGTTGGTGAAGGGATCGTCGACATTGTGTTAAGTCTGAATGAACAAGCTTCAAAGCTTTATAAACAGGAAGTGGCAACGGCAAGTTACAGTGATGTCAAATCATCCTTAACCACTTTTGATCAAATTGGTCGAAAAATAGACGAAGTAGAAGCGGCTATTCAGGATCTGAAAGGACATCAGGGTAGATACTTGCGCTCTATGGTGAATGCTTATCGATACTTTGGAAGAAGCCTCCAGGGCGATGACCTTCCGTATTCAGAGTACATTTTAAATATTCAAGAGTTGCCAACCTCCTTGATTACTGATGAAACGATTGCCAAGCAAAAAGAGCTAGTGGAAAAAGGATTAACAGATATTGGATACAAAGGAACCTTAAAGGAAAAAGCCGATAAGTGGCATGAAGATACCTTAATTGATCCGGAGCAAGTTGTTTCTGTAGCGGAATCTATGAAAGAAAAAAGTAAGCTTGGAACATTAGACCGTGTGATTGGTTTACCAAAAGAGGATGGCATTGACACCATTCAGTCAACGCGAGGTGTATTTTGGAGTGGATATTCCAAATATGTGGGTGGCTTCCGTGGAAATTTAACATTTAACATAGACCGTCCTTGGACAGAGCCAGTTCTTGGCCAAATCATGACTCACGAGGGATATCCTGGACATCAAGCGTTCTATTGTCGTTGGGATTATTTATACCAACAAGGGAAATTACCTTTAGAAGCTTCCTATTACTTAATTAATAGTCCAACGAATGCCTTGTTTGAAGGTGGACCAGAAAGCGCCCTTCATTTCTTAGGTTGGGATCGTGATGAAGAAGAAACAGAGGGCATTTCATTGGAAGCAGAAAAGCAATATAAACTGGCTCGTGACTACATTGATATGCAGCGTATGGCTCAAACCAATGCCTGTGTACTTTACAATACAGATCAAATGACAAAGAATGAATCAATTGAATACATGATTCAAGTTGGGAATTTAACGTCTATCGAAGCGAATAACTGCTTCCGTTTTTATTCTGATCCAATCCAGAAAACCTACTATCCTTGTTACTATTACGGCCGTTGGATGGTTGGTTTAGCGTATGACGCTGTACCAAAAGAAAAGCGACCACAGTTTTTCACACAATTATATGATACTCCGCATACCACAAATACTTTTATTGATGTCGTTACTGAATTAATAGGCAAGGAGTTCAAACCATTTGAACGTGTGAAGACAAAAAAAGAAGATTTTGTGTTGTAGAAAAATGCAATAGAGGCCTCTTATAGGTGGCTATTTTCAGAAGGAGCTTAAGTGATGAAAGCCATGTTGACAGATACACATAAACAGTTAGTCGAAGCAGTTTCTGGAGAAAGATTGATGGAATTTATCGCCGAAATGACAAAAGAAGTACGTTTATCTGGATCGGAGGAAGAGCTACGAGCCCTTCAGTATGCAAAGGATCAACTAGATCAAATGGGATTAGAAACGAAATTGACCTTTCACGATGGGTATATTAGCTTACCCATATCTGCAGAATTAAAGGTAGGTGGCGATTCCTATCCTTGTATCACTCATTCGATGTCTACCTCAACTGGAGATGTGGGATTGGAAAGTGGACTTGTTTACGTTAAACAGGTTCATGCTGATATGGATGTTGCGGGGAAGATTTTGTTAACCGAAGGGATTGCTACACCAGGTGCGGTAGAACTCATAGAAAAGGGGGATGCACTCGGTGGGATTTTTATCAACGGCCCAATAACTCATGAGATGATTGTTTCTCGAGTCTGGGGAAATCCAACACCTGAAACCAAGAAAGAATTACCCACCATTCCTATCCTTTCCATTACGGAAAAAGAAGGTCATTTATTAAAGGGAAAACTGAGCCAAGCTACTGATCAGGTAACCGCTAAGATGAAAACCGTTGTAGATACTGGTTGGAGGAAGATTCCAACCTTAGTGGCCGAATTAAAAGGGGATGTTGAACCTGAAAAGTTTGTCCTATTTAGTGGCCATATCGATTCCTGGCATTACGGGGCCATGGATAATGGGAGTGCAAATGCGACGATGCTGGAGGTTGCTCGTATTTTTACTGAACAAAAGGTTCCTCTCCGTCGGACTCTTCGTTTAGCTTTTTGGTCTGGACATTCCCATGGTCGATATACGGGATCCACCAACTATTGTGATACACATTGGGAGGATTTACACGAGAATTGTACGCTTCATGTTTATATCGATTCTGTTGGAGGGAAAGGTGCAACGATATTAGGCGAAAGTAATTGTATGGAGGAGACCAAGGATTACGGAGGTTCATTTGTTGAAGCATTGACGGGTGAAAAGTTTATTGGTAAACGCTTCGGACGTGGTGGGGACCAATCGTTCTGGGGTGTAGGTATTCCTGCCTTGTTCATGGGTTTATCCGAGCAACCTATTAGTGACGACGTAGCATCCCAAACTTTGGTGAAATTATTTGGGGGAATTAAATCCGGTGGGTTTGGATGGTGGTGGCACACTACCGAAGATACCCTAGACAAAATTGATCAAGAGAATTTAAAACGTGATTGCCAGGTTTATACCGCCGTTCTTTTCGATGCCTGCACAAGAAAAGTGTTATCCATCAACCATGCTGCCGCAGTTGGAGAATTAAAAAATGCATTGTTAGATTACGCTAAAATTGCTGAAGACAAGTTGAATTTATCCTTAGCATTGGAACGCATCTGTAGGTTGGAGTCACTTGCATTTGAGATTAATGCAATTTTGATGGAAAGAGAATGGACAGAGGAAGAGGTTAAGGAAGTAAACAAATTGCTATTGGACTTGTCGCACACCCTCATTCCTCTGAATTATGTAAATGGTGATGCTTTTCACCAGGACTTAGCCATGAACCAGCCTGTTTTGCCTCTGTTAAAAGATATTTCTGTTTTGTCAGAACTAGAAGCAGGAACGGACCAATTTTTTGAATGGAAGACCGCTTTAAAACGCCGATTGAATAAAGTGGAATATACACTGATTACAGCCATTAGAATAGCTGAAAAGTTGGTAGGTCGTGCTGATAGGGACGGTTCTCACCAACACACTTAAAGACTTAGGGTTGAATTTTTTGAAAAGGAGAGGAAATACTATGGAAACTTTATCAGGGAAAGTAGCGATTATTACTGGAGCCTCCAGTGGAATTGGTCAGGCTACTGCCAAAAAACTAGCTGGAGAAGGGGCGAAAGTCGTCCTTGCAGCAAGAAGAGAGGATAGACTTCAACAATCAAAAGCTGAGATTGAATCGGCTGGAGGAGAAGCTACATTCAAGGTGACAGATGTAACTTCTTATGAGCAAATGCAGGATTTAGCCCAGTTTGCTATAAAAACGTACGGGAAAATTGATGTTATGTTTAATAATGCTGGTCTCATGCCGTTATCCTTTATGGATAAGCTGAAGGTTGAGGAGTGGGATCGCATGGTTGATGTGAATATTAAAGGAGTATTATACGGAATTGCTTCTGTATTGCCGTTTATGAAAGAAAGAAATAGTGGCCATATCCTTACAACCTCATCCGTTGCAGGTCATGGAGTATTTCCAGCTGGCACCGTATATTGTGGAACAAAATTTGCGGCACGTATTTTCATGGAGGGGTTAAATAAGGAGTTAGTCAATACAAATATTAGGACAACAAGTATCTCTCCTGGAGTTGTTCAAACAGAGTTAATGGATTTCATTACCGATGAGGATGTAAAACCTAGATATGAAGCACCAGACCTCCCCTCCTTAACTAGCGAAGATATAGCAAATGCCGTTTATTATGCTATTTCTCAACCATCAGGAGTTGCCGTAAACGAAGTTATTATTCGCCCAACCAACCAGGGATAAAGTAATTTTGTAAGGAACCGATTCGAAGTGCACAGTTCAATGTCAGAAACCAGATTTTATAGTTTTTTCATAAAGCCGTGTTGGTGAGAACCGTCCCCACCAACACGGCTTCCTTTTAGTCTTCTCCTAATATTTTTACTTCTCGTTCCAGTTCTACGCCAAATTTTTCTTTGACTGTTTTTTGGACCATTTCAATGACAGCTATATAGTCTGATGCTGTGGCATTATTTTTGTTGACGATAAAGCCTGCGTGCTTGGTGGATACCTCTGCGCCGCCAATGCCTTTGCCTTGGAGCCCACTATCTTGAATCAGTT
The Bacillaceae bacterium S4-13-56 DNA segment above includes these coding regions:
- a CDS encoding M20 family metallopeptidase, which codes for MSSILTYLKNNQNNMEDTLLQLVKAESPSRNKCLTDQCGLVLQNSFEILVGGAIDVIEKEEVGNQYRFTCGNEGAEEQILIIGHYDTVWDQGAIPIRREGDKLYGPGTFDMKGGLTCTLWALRALKEAGITGKRKVVFLVTSDEEVGSEHSRAIIEEEAKKSSLVFVPESSISPNGDVKTFRKGMGIFKLKVHGKAVHAGIDPWSGASAIDELALQLADLKKIDNREEGISVNIGTVSGGTRTNVVADYAEADIDLRFQAKNQGDMLENAVLHRPSFIRGTTVEVVGSINRYPLERTESVMTLYEQIKEIVAEHGYDIGHGDSGGGSDGNFTAGVGVPTIDGLGPVGDGAHASNEHVLLENLPYRAALLAELIRRNLG
- a CDS encoding SDR family oxidoreductase — protein: METLSGKVAIITGASSGIGQATAKKLAGEGAKVVLAARREDRLQQSKAEIESAGGEATFKVTDVTSYEQMQDLAQFAIKTYGKIDVMFNNAGLMPLSFMDKLKVEEWDRMVDVNIKGVLYGIASVLPFMKERNSGHILTTSSVAGHGVFPAGTVYCGTKFAARIFMEGLNKELVNTNIRTTSISPGVVQTELMDFITDEDVKPRYEAPDLPSLTSEDIANAVYYAISQPSGVAVNEVIIRPTNQG
- a CDS encoding M28 family peptidase, producing MKAMLTDTHKQLVEAVSGERLMEFIAEMTKEVRLSGSEEELRALQYAKDQLDQMGLETKLTFHDGYISLPISAELKVGGDSYPCITHSMSTSTGDVGLESGLVYVKQVHADMDVAGKILLTEGIATPGAVELIEKGDALGGIFINGPITHEMIVSRVWGNPTPETKKELPTIPILSITEKEGHLLKGKLSQATDQVTAKMKTVVDTGWRKIPTLVAELKGDVEPEKFVLFSGHIDSWHYGAMDNGSANATMLEVARIFTEQKVPLRRTLRLAFWSGHSHGRYTGSTNYCDTHWEDLHENCTLHVYIDSVGGKGATILGESNCMEETKDYGGSFVEALTGEKFIGKRFGRGGDQSFWGVGIPALFMGLSEQPISDDVASQTLVKLFGGIKSGGFGWWWHTTEDTLDKIDQENLKRDCQVYTAVLFDACTRKVLSINHAAAVGELKNALLDYAKIAEDKLNLSLALERICRLESLAFEINAILMEREWTEEEVKEVNKLLLDLSHTLIPLNYVNGDAFHQDLAMNQPVLPLLKDISVLSELEAGTDQFFEWKTALKRRLNKVEYTLITAIRIAEKLVGRADRDGSHQHT
- a CDS encoding creatininase family protein, whose protein sequence is MMTMNVTKFKEIQGRIKTVLLPIGMIEAHGPHCALGTDVLIPREFVRRLESEVGDQVLMAPEVTYGHSWGLAPFSGTIDISSEAFSNYVFEVCKGFYQQGFEHIILFNGHGGNISSLDIVTEKLADLGVSTLTINWFIDYREEIKHIAPEPGHAGEDETSLVLAINKNYAFTDGVGSHEIPIQKRFRMKDGGKILYPEGFSGNAGAASVEKGEQLFQMLTELVRKDLEKFWGLVKNKEVL